Proteins from one Chloroflexota bacterium genomic window:
- the rpmD gene encoding 50S ribosomal protein L30 — translation MANNNSAQTKKVRITLVRSPLGYSTRHKQTVRALGLRRLHQTIELADSPAVRGMIYKVSQLVKVEEA, via the coding sequence ATGGCAAACAATAATTCGGCTCAAACTAAAAAAGTTCGCATTACGCTGGTTCGCAGCCCGCTGGGCTACTCGACGCGCCACAAGCAAACCGTGCGCGCTCTGGGCCTGCGGCGACTGCATCAGACGATTGAGTTGGCAGACTCCCCGGCAGTGCGCGGGATGATCTACAAAGTCTCCCAACTGGTAAAAGTGGAAGAGGCGTAG
- the rpsE gene encoding 30S ribosomal protein S5: MKQKARVSNREPVVRDEEREELDERVVDIARVAKVIKGGRRFAFRTVVVVGDNKGRVGVGVGKSRAVPDAIRKGTERARRNMKAINLAGTTIPHEIVAEHGGAEVYLKPASPGTGVIAGGGVRAVLEVAGVKDILTKSLGSPNVLNVVRATWTGLQKMKDVEKEARARGKDVAELQPFWSRKSNGKQ; encoded by the coding sequence ATGAAACAAAAAGCAAGGGTCAGCAATCGAGAACCCGTTGTCCGTGATGAAGAGCGCGAAGAACTTGACGAGCGCGTGGTGGATATTGCCCGCGTCGCGAAAGTGATCAAGGGTGGCCGCCGCTTTGCCTTCCGCACCGTGGTGGTAGTGGGCGATAACAAGGGCCGCGTGGGCGTGGGCGTGGGCAAGAGCCGCGCCGTGCCGGACGCGATCCGCAAGGGCACGGAGCGCGCCCGCCGCAACATGAAGGCCATCAACCTGGCCGGGACGACCATCCCGCATGAAATTGTGGCCGAGCACGGCGGCGCTGAAGTGTATTTGAAACCGGCCTCGCCGGGAACCGGCGTCATCGCCGGCGGCGGCGTCCGGGCCGTGTTGGAAGTGGCCGGGGTCAAGGACATCCTCACCAAATCTCTCGGCAGCCCGAATGTGCTGAACGTGGTACGGGCCACCTGGACGGGCCTGCAGAAGATGAAGGATGTCGAGAAGGAAGCCAGGGCACGGGGCAAAGACGTGGCCGAGCTTCAGCCGTTTTGGAGTCGAAAGAGCAATGGCAAACAATAA
- the rplO gene encoding 50S ribosomal protein L15 — protein sequence MKLHDLQPNPGARKDKKRVGRGISAGQGKTAGRGTKGQGARQGGSVSQYFEGGNLPLVRKLPFKRGFTNLRKIHYVEVSLDKLESRFVKNGAVTPETLVSAGVMKDLSQPVVVLGNGELTKPLTVKVHRVTAAAKAAIEKAGGTVEIVPLGEAEEAGA from the coding sequence ATGAAACTTCACGATCTTCAACCCAATCCTGGGGCCAGAAAAGACAAGAAGCGTGTCGGGCGCGGCATCTCGGCCGGGCAGGGCAAGACGGCCGGACGCGGCACCAAAGGCCAGGGCGCGCGGCAGGGCGGTAGTGTGTCGCAATATTTTGAAGGCGGCAACCTGCCCCTTGTCCGCAAACTGCCCTTCAAGCGCGGCTTCACTAATCTACGCAAAATTCATTACGTGGAAGTGAGCCTCGACAAGCTGGAGAGCCGCTTTGTCAAAAACGGGGCGGTGACTCCGGAGACGCTGGTGAGCGCCGGGGTGATGAAAGATTTAAGCCAGCCGGTGGTGGTGCTGGGCAACGGCGAACTGACCAAACCGCTCACGGTGAAAGTTCACCGGGTGACGGCGGCGGCCAAGGCCGCCATTGAAAAGGCGGGTGGCACGGTGGAGATTGTGCCGCTGGGTGAGGCTGAGGAGGCGGGCGCGTAA